A genomic segment from Orientia tsutsugamushi str. Boryong encodes:
- the traN gene encoding conjugal transfer protein TraN: MQSSYNEASNYNVNLGNSSNTQELFHQGSNVNYPNNDEDLTYHGRNQLGTESGAMLFQAENSKNNALTQHNINDQNYMIANSMRIESDPLSALDSSNFVTQTSKTNTEIIQSCNEGSNFNIELIRELNVECRLENVWLSWQNRQMEFATEEIKENHSNWLKSRSDVYDDELGAQIYCLVDDPEAIVKQMKWAIANRLGVSIHHIGRNFLLEVNEKICILHYDYRDKTQELRKVAEYWQVLNPELEQLTESNECYEVNRINYDGGDRVFFDKFKVNRPYWKQKILFSCTSDPKDGCKHLKIQNCELKNSTCQKSVANICLLWQHDYSCSTEKQTMLHSSLHNNSIFCLGGNCNTPTIIPNRDIAKVAHLAMLNQMSKDIKTNPVSVFSGKHRKCKKDVFSFLNCCSSMTGWGRDIGLSQCKSKEQELALYRKKGYCYYIGTYCSSRIPILGICLARKSTYCCFQSKLARIFQEEARKQLKMNFGTPECPKCRGLTVEELQKVDFTKINMDELFGDILTKAQNSMNKDIIAGIKDKVHRMQQT, translated from the coding sequence ATGCAAAGCAGTTATAATGAAGCTAGCAACTATAATGTAAATCTTGGAAATTCTTCAAATACACAAGAATTATTTCATCAAGGTAGTAATGTCAATTATCCTAACAATGATGAGGATTTAACCTACCATGGCCGTAATCAGCTTGGTACAGAAAGTGGGGCAATGTTATTTCAAGCTGAAAACAGTAAAAACAATGCCTTAACTCAACATAATATCAACGATCAAAATTATATGATAGCTAATTCAATGAGAATTGAATCTGATCCTTTAAGTGCCCTTGATAGCAGTAACTTCGTAACTCAAACAAGTAAAACTAATACTGAAATTATTCAAAGTTGTAATGAAGGTAGTAATTTTAACATTGAACTTATTCGAGAATTAAATGTTGAGTGCAGATTAGAGAATGTATGGCTTTCTTGGCAAAACCGGCAAATGGAATTTGCAACAGAAGAAATAAAGGAGAATCATAGTAATTGGCTTAAGAGTCGTAGCGATGTCTATGATGATGAATTAGGTGCACAAATATACTGCCTAGTAGATGATCCCGAAGCAATTGTAAAACAAATGAAATGGGCTATTGCTAATAGGCTTGGTGTATCTATACACCATATTGGTAGAAATTTTTTATTAGAAGTAAATGAAAAAATATGTATACTTCACTATGACTACAGAGATAAGACTCAAGAACTAAGGAAAGTAGCAGAATATTGGCAAGTTTTAAACCCTGAACTTGAGCAATTAACTGAGAGTAATGAATGCTATGAGGTCAATAGAATCAACTATGATGGTGGTGATAGAGTATTTTTTGACAAGTTTAAAGTCAATCGTCCATATTGGAAACAAAAGATTCTTTTTTCTTGTACTAGCGATCCAAAAGATGGCTGCAAACACCTTAAAATTCAGAATTGTGAATTAAAAAACAGCACTTGCCAAAAATCAGTAGCAAATATTTGTTTACTATGGCAGCACGATTATAGCTGTTCAACTGAGAAGCAAACAATGCTACACTCATCGTTGCATAATAACTCAATCTTTTGTTTAGGAGGTAATTGCAACACTCCAACTATTATACCAAATAGAGATATAGCTAAAGTAGCTCATCTAGCGATGCTAAATCAGATGAGCAAGGACATTAAAACAAATCCCGTTTCTGTATTTTCAGGTAAACATCGAAAATGCAAAAAAGATGTATTTAGTTTTTTGAATTGCTGCTCTTCAATGACTGGCTGGGGGCGTGATATAGGCTTATCGCAATGTAAGTCTAAGGAACAAGAATTAGCTTTATATAGGAAAAAAGGTTACTGCTACTATATTGGAACCTACTGTTCTTCAAGAATTCCGATATTAGGTATTTGCTTAGCTAGAAAGTCTACTTATTGCTGCTTTCAGTCGAAACTTGCAAGAATTTTTCAGGAAGAAGCAAGAAAACAGCTAAAAATGAACTTTGGTACACCTGAATGTCCAAAGTGTAGAGGCCTTACTGTTGAAGAGTTACAAAAAGTTGATTTCACTAAAATCAATATGGATGAACTATTTGGAGATATACTCACTAAGGCTCAAAACAGCATGAACAAAGACATTATTGCAGGAATCAAAGATAAAGTTCATCGTATGCAACAAACTTAG
- the trbC gene encoding type-F conjugative transfer system pilin assembly protein TrbC produces MGQQKTFIFVSFSMSDEALKSYFAESQKAGAQLIMRGLINNSFTQTKNKTMELGISFDIDPSLFEQYKIDVVPVIVIDDEKRGLTKKLTGHIPLAIALEIMNENTQ; encoded by the coding sequence TTGGGCCAGCAAAAAACTTTTATTTTTGTCTCATTTTCAATGAGTGATGAGGCTTTAAAAAGCTATTTTGCTGAATCTCAAAAGGCTGGAGCTCAATTGATTATGCGTGGGTTAATTAATAACTCATTTACACAAACAAAGAATAAAACTATGGAGCTTGGTATTAGCTTCGATATAGATCCTAGCTTGTTTGAACAATATAAAATTGATGTTGTTCCTGTGATAGTAATAGATGATGAAAAAAGAGGATTAACCAAGAAATTAACTGGCCATATTCCTTTAGCAATAGCATTAGAAATTATGAATGAGAATACTCAATGA
- a CDS encoding ankyrin repeat domain-containing protein: MALHRAVKDGNIEEVKRLLSADNNIDINIKDTYFNTPLYYAVAKGYIEIIKLLLSHGANINSTNSSGNTPLICSVIAEHIEIVKLLLSHGADVNYKNYHHLAALHYASVRDIKIIDTLLAYGADINLSGSLNTTALHIATEKGHEQNVDYLLACGSDINSLNAFDETPLIAAVSAQRQNEVIIKSLVAYTVKLESYNIHITSEGFIKNKACIDESQTLSTIKKQCLQKIQEMKSINIGKNLSFFEVFFQKKDINTLARCANNPDIVKCQNRFPMYSSYIEKSIEEGESRAKLLQGAVESMDEIFESNQDASQESKTSWSHLPPEVRLMILENLNNDDLTKLQHNEEAEAEAEAQVEGAHAIYEGE; encoded by the coding sequence ATTGCTTTACATAGAGCTGTTAAAGATGGCAACATAGAAGAGGTAAAACGTCTTCTTTCAGCAGACAATAATATCGACATTAATATAAAAGATACTTACTTTAATACTCCTTTGTATTATGCTGTTGCAAAAGGATACATAGAGATTATAAAGCTTCTGTTATCTCATGGCGCTAATATAAATTCAACAAATTCTTCTGGAAATACTCCTTTAATTTGTTCTGTGATAGCAGAACACATAGAAATTGTAAAGCTTCTGTTATCTCATGGTGCTGATGTAAATTATAAAAATTATCACCATCTTGCTGCTTTACACTATGCCTCAGTACGCGATATTAAAATAATAGATACTCTATTAGCTTATGGAGCTGATATAAATCTAAGTGGTAGTCTAAACACTACTGCTTTACATATTGCTACTGAAAAAGGCCATGAACAGAATGTAGATTATTTGCTAGCTTGTGGGTCTGATATAAATTCACTCAATGCCTTTGATGAAACTCCTCTTATTGCCGCAGTATCAGCTCAACGTCAAAATGAAGTAATAATAAAATCCTTGGTTGCTTATACTGTTAAGCTAGAATCTTATAATATACATATTACTTCAGAAGGTTTTATAAAAAATAAAGCATGTATAGATGAATCTCAAACACTTTCTACGATAAAAAAGCAATGCTTACAAAAAATACAGGAAATGAAAAGCATCAATATTGGAAAGAATTTATCTTTTTTTGAAGTATTTTTTCAGAAAAAAGATATAAATACGCTAGCAAGATGTGCTAATAATCCTGATATTGTAAAGTGTCAGAATAGATTTCCCATGTACTCTTCCTATATTGAAAAATCTATTGAAGAAGGGGAATCAAGAGCTAAGCTGCTACAAGGAGCAGTTGAATCAATGGATGAAATATTTGAATCCAATCAGGATGCTTCTCAAGAAAGTAAAACATCTTGGTCCCACTTGCCACCAGAAGTAAGGCTGATGATATTAGAGAACTTAAATAATGATGATTTAACAAAACTTCAACATAATGAGGAAGCAGAAGCTGAGGCTGAAGCTCAAGTTGAAGGAGCACATGCCATATATGAGGGAGAGTAG
- a CDS encoding ATP-binding protein, which yields MPIEDEGQNKINKLTEKLSTEGINSTTIKQVDAELQKLYCQLEKSGQVSIKLIDWIQYFRRIVNNYDKKKINIIASLNGIIFLFRQYIASTNIRIETFNIESLINNTVIRMRKNFENENINLNVQNDIKTVLIGDSFRIKAVISQLIGSAIINSSKHSKITININQYSEILQFTVQNIVLSPSKEKLERINSELENLNLVTYQELGEGLAFIKHLIHQLKGRLRAKEENNYITFAFEVQITSFNSSFGECYEKKISNQWIVQIPSMLITLVNGERENIDEYIEIITKLRKAKYQVEVAESLKEYCVNLIQNIKYRFNIATSEIVRLASEIMLNDSENKDKLKTILNRSANLQEYCNDVVYTLRSEIENENLCLKKFSIQKLVKDAVRRLEDIAKEKDIKINYNFQYKMKDIVIGNSDHLQAILSQLIGSTIRFNHSCKVIITVHLFTIKNYIKSDNILQFRIHDKGSGISKEKLGNIKAKLADFDLVRDCPLMLESGLWFVNYLINQLNGEMEIESEKDKFTTPI from the coding sequence ATGCCTATTGAAGACGAAGGTCAAAATAAAATCAATAAATTAACCGAAAAATTATCTACAGAAGGAATTAATAGCACAACAATAAAACAGGTAGATGCAGAATTGCAAAAACTATACTGTCAGCTGGAAAAATCTGGGCAAGTAAGCATAAAACTCATAGATTGGATACAATATTTTAGGCGAATCGTAAATAACTATGATAAAAAAAAGATAAATATAATAGCTTCTCTGAATGGAATAATTTTTTTATTTAGACAATACATAGCATCAACAAATATAAGGATTGAAACATTTAACATAGAATCACTAATAAATAATACTGTTATCAGAATGAGGAAAAATTTTGAAAATGAGAATATAAATCTAAATGTTCAAAATGATATAAAGACGGTTCTGATTGGAGATAGTTTTAGAATAAAAGCAGTAATAAGTCAGTTAATTGGTAGTGCTATTATAAATAGTAGTAAGCATAGCAAGATTACTATTAACATCAATCAGTATTCAGAAATATTACAATTTACAGTACAAAATATAGTACTAAGCCCTTCTAAAGAAAAATTAGAAAGAATAAATTCCGAACTAGAGAATTTGAATTTGGTAACATATCAAGAACTAGGAGAAGGATTAGCATTTATTAAACATCTTATACATCAGCTAAAAGGAAGGCTAAGAGCAAAAGAGGAAAATAATTACATAACTTTTGCATTTGAAGTTCAAATAACTAGTTTTAACTCTTCTTTTGGCGAATGTTATGAAAAAAAAATAAGTAACCAATGGATAGTACAAATCCCTTCAATGCTAATTACGTTGGTAAATGGAGAAAGGGAGAATATCGATGAATATATAGAGATAATAACAAAGTTAAGAAAAGCTAAGTATCAGGTCGAGGTAGCTGAATCATTGAAAGAATATTGTGTGAATCTGATACAGAATATCAAATATAGATTTAATATTGCAACGAGTGAAATTGTAAGGCTTGCAAGCGAGATCATGTTAAATGATTCTGAAAATAAAGATAAGCTGAAAACAATATTAAATCGATCAGCAAATCTCCAAGAGTACTGTAACGATGTAGTTTACACGCTTAGAAGCGAAATTGAGAATGAAAATTTATGTTTAAAAAAATTTAGCATACAAAAGCTAGTAAAGGATGCCGTCAGGAGACTAGAAGACATTGCAAAAGAGAAAGATATAAAAATCAATTACAATTTTCAGTACAAAATGAAGGATATTGTGATTGGAAATAGTGATCACTTACAAGCTATATTAAGTCAATTAATAGGCAGCACGATTAGATTTAATCACAGCTGCAAGGTTATAATTACAGTTCATTTGTTTACTATAAAAAATTATATAAAAAGCGATAACATACTACAATTTAGAATACACGATAAAGGAAGCGGTATTTCAAAAGAAAAATTAGGGAATATAAAAGCTAAATTAGCTGATTTTGACTTGGTAAGAGACTGTCCGCTAATGCTTGAATCAGGATTATGGTTTGTAAATTACCTTATTAATCAACTTAATGGAGAAATGGAAATAGAGAGTGAAAAAGACAAGTTTACAACGCCAATTTAG
- a CDS encoding DNA adenine methylase encodes MSTAISNEPKPFLHWVGGKRRIVNKLIEHLPSGPYYNYYEPFLGGGALFFQVRHLFKQCFLSDINLDLITSYHAVKKNPNEVNRLLNLYHKNHSENYYYKIRDNYYSNDPNDITAKFIYLNKYSFRGIYRLNRDGTSAQTFSDKRYLKLHICSRINKCSKLLTDVSICAMDFSFIEPKKGDFVYLDPPYHQSGERFYTRVPFDEKEQIRLRDFVYELNNKGVKIMLSNNNTAFIRDIYKDFFITHIGVTYSINQKRNLVNELIITNYILTNSNENS; translated from the coding sequence GTGTCAACGGCAATTTCTAATGAACCAAAGCCTTTTCTTCACTGGGTTGGAGGTAAAAGGAGAATTGTTAATAAATTAATAGAGCATCTTCCTTCAGGGCCATACTATAATTACTATGAACCATTTCTTGGAGGTGGGGCTTTATTTTTTCAAGTTAGGCATCTGTTTAAACAATGTTTTTTGTCTGATATTAATCTCGACTTAATTACTAGTTATCACGCTGTAAAAAAGAATCCAAATGAAGTCAACAGATTACTGAATCTATATCACAAAAACCATTCTGAAAATTACTACTATAAAATAAGAGACAATTATTATAGTAATGATCCTAATGATATCACGGCAAAATTTATATATCTTAATAAATACTCTTTTAGGGGAATTTATAGGCTAAACAGAGATGGTACATCTGCTCAAACATTTTCTGATAAGCGATATCTTAAGCTTCATATTTGCTCTAGAATAAATAAATGTAGCAAACTTTTAACCGATGTATCAATTTGCGCTATGGATTTTTCGTTTATAGAACCTAAAAAAGGTGACTTCGTTTATCTTGACCCCCCTTATCACCAATCAGGAGAACGTTTCTATACCAGAGTTCCATTTGATGAAAAAGAGCAAATCAGACTACGAGATTTTGTTTATGAACTAAACAATAAAGGTGTTAAAATTATGCTTTCAAATAATAACACTGCCTTCATTAGAGACATATACAAAGACTTTTTCATCACCCATATTGGAGTTACATACTCAATCAATCAAAAACGCAATCTCGTTAATGAGCTAATCATTACTAACTACATCCTAACTAATTCAAATGAAAACTCTTGA
- a CDS encoding ankyrin repeat domain-containing protein → MDGDIEQVKKLILSKDGSINGYLCHVNFLSWAVLYNQKDIITFLLKNDLVNIDMRGKSLHTALECNNEWTVRYLSDHDSVNVQDNCFGTPMHTAIKHKWHDDVLMHLLSYCTNIDLQDSLGYAPIHTAVECHNIGALTLLLNNGAKVDSQNKNGKTALHVAAECVAKYGDKYHDMNSIYKLLAHHADVDIKDNTGNTYLYYLYYKKDKTVDDTHEVVDDTDISSNIISDISSVVKIRPLSKLVKVVQNYC, encoded by the coding sequence ATGGATGGAGATATAGAGCAAGTAAAGAAGCTTATCCTTAGCAAAGATGGAAGTATTAATGGATATTTATGTCATGTAAATTTTTTAAGTTGGGCTGTACTATATAATCAAAAAGATATTATTACATTTTTATTAAAAAATGATCTTGTTAATATTGATATGAGAGGTAAATCCTTACATACTGCTCTTGAGTGTAATAACGAATGGACTGTTAGATATCTATCAGATCATGATAGTGTCAATGTGCAAGATAACTGCTTTGGAACTCCTATGCATACTGCTATTAAACATAAGTGGCATGATGATGTTCTTATGCATCTATTATCTTATTGCACTAACATCGATCTGCAAGATTCCCTTGGCTATGCTCCTATCCATACTGCTGTTGAGTGTCATAACATAGGTGCTCTTACATTGCTACTGAATAATGGTGCTAAAGTTGATTCACAAAATAAAAATGGAAAAACAGCTTTACATGTTGCTGCTGAATGTGTTGCCAAATATGGTGATAAATATCATGATATGAATTCTATCTATAAATTATTAGCTCATCATGCCGATGTAGATATAAAAGACAACACAGGAAATACTTACTTATATTACTTATATTATAAAAAAGATAAAACTGTTGATGATACACATGAAGTTGTTGATGATACAGATATTAGCAGTAATATTATCAGTGATATTAGCAGTGTTGTTAAAATTAGACCTCTTTCGAAACTGGTTAAGGTAGTTCAAAATTATTGCTGA
- the infA gene encoding translation initiation factor IF-1: MAKTEPIIVTGEVIKVLPKETKFKVKLSDSEHIITAYISGKIRMHHIKIIRGDKVDVEMTPYDLNMGRITHRHK; encoded by the coding sequence ATGGCAAAAACAGAGCCTATTATAGTTACTGGCGAAGTTATTAAAGTTTTGCCTAAGGAAACTAAATTTAAAGTAAAGTTGTCTGACAGTGAGCACATTATTACTGCATACATTAGTGGTAAGATAAGAATGCATCACATTAAGATTATAAGAGGTGATAAGGTAGATGTTGAAATGACACCTTATGATTTAAATATGGGAAGGATTACACATCGTCACAAGTAA
- a CDS encoding Maf family protein, with translation MDLMPIILASQSESRLRLLKKINIVPSQIIPANIDESSLPAELPKNLALRLAIQKADKIAQNIEDGYVIAADTVVAVGRRILPKTITDFDVEYCLKMLSGRRHRVFTGVKITKVKHNNIIAFNTRTVESIVKVKRLTPQEIATYVATKQGLNKAGGHSIEGMWECFIQFMRGSYSNIMGLPLFETRNMLFSLGFDCIRSNQ, from the coding sequence ATGGATTTAATGCCTATTATACTAGCATCTCAATCTGAGTCTAGGTTGAGGTTGCTTAAAAAAATTAACATAGTACCGTCTCAAATTATTCCAGCTAATATTGATGAGTCGAGTTTGCCTGCAGAATTACCAAAAAATTTAGCTTTAAGATTGGCTATACAGAAGGCAGATAAAATAGCGCAAAATATAGAAGACGGATATGTTATTGCTGCTGATACAGTAGTAGCAGTAGGAAGACGTATATTACCAAAAACTATTACAGATTTTGATGTTGAATATTGTTTAAAGATGTTATCTGGCAGAAGGCATAGAGTTTTTACTGGAGTAAAAATTACAAAAGTTAAACATAATAATATTATTGCTTTTAATACACGAACAGTTGAGTCTATTGTAAAAGTAAAAAGATTGACGCCACAAGAAATAGCAACATATGTTGCAACTAAACAAGGATTAAATAAAGCTGGCGGCCATTCTATAGAAGGAATGTGGGAGTGTTTTATTCAATTTATGCGTGGCTCTTACTCTAATATAATGGGGCTACCTCTATTTGAAACAAGAAATATGCTTTTCTCTTTAGGGTTCGATTGCATTAGAAGTAATCAATAA
- a CDS encoding YebC/PmpR family DNA-binding transcriptional regulator, giving the protein MAGHSKFKNIQHRKGAQDKKKAKLFASLIREISLSAKSGTDIQYNHRLRAAISAAKFNNLPKDRIEKAIAQANNKDNYENYFEITYEGIIFDGIAIIVEALTDNTNRTAANVRAIFSKYGGNLVGTGNASFLFDRLGIIKFESKASTSEKLFDAAIEIGAEDIELDEEYNVVYTPIKLFTNIIEELAQLFGYPVESYIGWRPRNTVLISDTEKAQKLIKLVNALDDDDDVQRFFGNYEFSEQIYNNSLT; this is encoded by the coding sequence ATGGCAGGTCACTCAAAGTTTAAAAATATTCAGCATCGTAAGGGTGCACAGGATAAAAAGAAAGCTAAGCTATTTGCTAGTTTGATAAGAGAAATATCTCTTAGTGCTAAATCTGGAACAGATATTCAATATAATCATAGATTAAGAGCTGCTATTTCAGCAGCTAAATTTAATAACTTGCCTAAAGATAGAATTGAAAAAGCTATTGCACAGGCTAACAATAAAGACAATTATGAAAATTATTTTGAAATAACCTACGAAGGCATAATATTCGATGGGATTGCAATTATAGTTGAAGCCTTAACAGATAATACTAACCGCACTGCAGCAAATGTTAGGGCTATTTTTAGTAAATATGGCGGTAATTTAGTCGGTACTGGTAATGCTAGCTTTTTATTTGATCGTTTAGGAATTATAAAATTTGAATCAAAAGCTAGTACTAGCGAAAAGTTATTTGATGCTGCTATTGAAATTGGAGCAGAAGATATTGAATTAGATGAAGAATATAATGTTGTATACACTCCAATTAAACTTTTTACTAATATCATAGAAGAACTAGCGCAGCTATTTGGTTATCCAGTTGAGTCATATATAGGCTGGAGACCTAGGAATACAGTTTTAATATCAGATACAGAGAAAGCTCAAAAACTAATTAAGTTAGTCAATGCATTAGATGACGATGATGATGTGCAGCGTTTTTTTGGCAACTATGAATTTTCTGAGCAAATCTACAACAATTCGCTTACCTAA